The Chloroflexus aggregans DSM 9485 genome segment GTTGACCGTGCAGCAGCCATTTCACAAACGCATCTTCATCGTCGAACTGGAATGCCGGGTTAAAACGCTTTTCGTAGCCGAGTGTGCTTGATGGAATTGCACCCAGCGCCTTTCCACATGCACTGCCCGATCCGTGTGCCGGCCAGACTTGCAGGTAGTCGGGGAGGGCTTTGATACGCTGCACCGACTGGAACTGGCGGCGAGCACCCGGTTCCTTGGTTCCGGCGATACCGGCTGCCTCCTCCAAAAGGTCAGGCCGTCCTACGTCACCAACGAAGAGGAAGTCACCGGTGAAGATACCCATCGGCTGATCGGCGCCGGCAGTATCGGTGATCATGAAGGCAATGTGCTCTGGGGTGTGGCCGGGGGTCGCGATTACCTGCACCTTGATATTACCGACCATCCACGTATCGCCGTCTTTAACCAAAATCGCCTTATCGATCTCAGGATAGACATATTTCCAGTTGGCGTCACCCATGTCGCTCAGATACATCTGCGCACCGGTACGCGCAGCCAGCTCACGAACCCCACTCACGAAGTCGGCGTGGATGTGCGTTTCGGTCACGTGTGTGATCCGCAAACCTTCCTTGGCTGCTACCCGCAAGTAGGGCTCTACATCACGCATCGGGTCGATCACCATCGCTTCGCCGGTCTTCGCGCAGCCGATGAGATAAGAGGCTTGCGCCAACATCTCATCGTAGAAGTATTTCAGCAACATCGCTTTTGTCCCCTTTCTGACTACGGTGTTCGCAATGCAGTGTGGCGCCAACTGCTTTTCTAACGTGTTGGGATTTCTTGTACGGAGAATAACAAGAATTCCCCCTTGGCAGAAGCCGGTTCTTGCTTATACTATCTCTAAATAAGAACTTATATCTGACTTGTAGCCTGCTCATCGCATTCTGGCATAAATGGACGATTCAACGAATACTAGAGGCATGTATTTCTTCGCTATTACCTATTCATAGATTCGCTGAAAAGGACTCGTGCAATGATCGATCTCTATAAGCTCGATATTTTCACCCGTGTCGTGATGGCCGGTAGTCTCAGCAAAGCTGCTGAGCAGTTGCACATGACCCAATCCGGTGTTAGT includes the following:
- a CDS encoding MBL fold metallo-hydrolase; amino-acid sequence: MLLKYFYDEMLAQASYLIGCAKTGEAMVIDPMRDVEPYLRVAAKEGLRITHVTETHIHADFVSGVRELAARTGAQMYLSDMGDANWKYVYPEIDKAILVKDGDTWMVGNIKVQVIATPGHTPEHIAFMITDTAGADQPMGIFTGDFLFVGDVGRPDLLEEAAGIAGTKEPGARRQFQSVQRIKALPDYLQVWPAHGSGSACGKALGAIPSSTLGYEKRFNPAFQFDDEDAFVKWLLHGQPEPPRYFARMKHVNKVGPALLHDLATPVEVERPVLDQALAEGATVFDLRSAAEFVAGHVPGSISVPIRKMYSTYVGWFVDFNKPTYLVVPDDADLQQILKDLRAIGVDDIPGYIPASALGGNLAQLPTATVKDLSEALANQSAVILDMRNQTEFDEIHLPGALHIPVGYLPRRLADIPRDTPIIAHCATGYRSQVGTSVLHRLGFTNVATLVDPQGTWRELVSAVTV